catattcgaaggtttaaacttgtaatcactagaacatagtttagttaattctaaacttgttctcaaataaaagttaatccttataacttgacttttaaaatcaactaaacacatgttctatatctatatgatatgctaacttaatgatataaaacctggaaacacgaaaaacaccgtaaaaccgaatttacgccgtcgtagtaataccgcgggctgttttgggttagttaattaaaaactatgataaactttaatttaaaagttgttattctgggaaaatgatttttattatgaacatgaaactatatccaaaaattatggttaaactcaaagtggaagtatgttttctaaaatggtcatctagaagtcgttctttcgactgaaatgactacctttacaaaaacgacttgtaacttatttttccgactataaacctatactttttctatttagattcataaaatagagttcaatatgaaaccatataatttgattcactcaaaacggatttaaaatgaagaagttatgggtaaaacaagattggataatttttctcattttagctacgtgaaaattggtaacaaatctattccaaccataacttaatcaacttgtattgtatatcatgtaatcttgagataccatagacacgtatacaatgtttcgacctatcatgtcgacacatctatatatatttcggaacaaccatagacactctatatgtgaatgttggagttagctatacagggttgaggttgattccaaaatatatattgtttgagttgtgatcaatactgagatatgtatacactgggtcgtggattgattcaagataatatatatcgatttatttctgtacatctaactgtgaacaactagttgtaggttactaacgaggacagctgacttaataaacttaaaacatcaaaatgtattaaaagtattataaatatattttgaacatactttgatatatatgtatatattgttataggttcgtgaatcaaccagtggccaaatcttacttcccgacgaagtaaaaatctgtaaaagtgagttatagtcccacttttaaaatctaatatttttgggatgagaatacatgcaggttttataaatgatttacaaaatagacacaagtacgtgaaactacattctatggttgaattatcgaaatcgaatatgcccctttttattaagtctggtaatctaagaattagggaacagacaccctaattgacgcgaatcctaaagatagatctattgggcccaacaagccccatccaaagtaccggatgctttagtacttcgaaatttatatcatatccgaagggtgtcccggaatgatggggatattcttatctatgcatcttgttaatgtcggttaccaggtgttcaccatatgaatgatttttatctctatgtatgggatgtgtattgaaatatgaaatcttgtggtctattgttacgatttgatatatataggttaaacctataactcaccaacatttttgttgacgtttaaagcatgtttattctcaggtgaatactaagaccttccgctgttgcatactaaaataaggacaagatttggagtccatgtttgtatgatattgtgtaaaaactgcattcaagaaactgatttcgatgtaacatatttgtattgtaaaccattatgtaatggtcgtgtgtaaacaggatattttagattatcattatttgataatctacgtaaagctttttaaacctttatttatgaaataaatgttatggtttgttttaaaaatgaatgcagtctttgaaaaacgtctcatatagaggtcaaaacctcgcaacgaaatcaattaatatggaacgtttttaatcaataagaacgagacatttcaggttTTTCTTAGACTCCATACTTTTGACCTCTGTatctaaaatatcaaaatatacacTTTTCATCTATGAGTTTGATTATGAATTAATTAAAATCAATCTACGTAAAACGATTATTTATACGGGTGAGTTGAATTGGATTAGTTTGGCTACAGTTTGGTTATTGATGCTAAGAAATACTCAAGAATCGAAAAAATCACGTAAACCATAAATCAACCGAACCGAACGAAGACCCCACTACTACTACTTACTTATAGGGCAGCAAGATTAAAGATTACTATGTTTCTAAGATTTTCAAAAAGATTAAAGTAGGAAAACTAAAACATTAGTTCATTGGGGTGAAATGTAACCAAAACATTGGTTTATCGAAGCATTACTATTTGAATGAAATCAACTGAACCATCTTCCGTATGAACTAAACTTCTCTGCTATGATAAATTAGAACTTTTCTTAACAGTATAAAATTGAAGTTACTATTCAACATAATATATTCACCAAAAGTGTGTACCAAAAACTAGATAATAATATGGAGTAAAAATATAAATTGAAGGTCAAGCTCCTTTTTCCAGAAGCCGAATTGCAGATTCATTCACTGAATCCAAAAAATCACGAGCTCGTTGTTTGCGGACAAAAAACACATGATTTAAAAAATCGCATAATTATATTGTACTTTATCTTCACTTTAGAGTTTACCTTTACTTTCTCCATATTTTTTTTTTCCTAAATGCAAGAGTTAAGAATAAAAAGAAAACTTATATAATTATTACAGAgtactttttattattataaaagtggattattaatatctatatagtcatataaagctctaaaatgatgatgtcatcattaagctaattatcatttaattttcataataatgatatcataattatatattaatttaattaaaaaaataatagaaaatcttttataaaagaaaatactaatatctcctaaattgtaattttaattttctaaaaaaatttaaaaggcatttattattattattattaattattattattattattattaaaaatataaatactcaactttgagcgaactttattattattatttacttttaatataataattataattataattataataataattattaaattattaatattcaaatatggatttttttacgaaattaattacgttacatatgtatgcgaaaatacatgtctctatatatttgtaaaaacaacgacaagtttcttagtcaaacgggtcattaaaataaatgacttcagCATTTATATtcgcttaatacctaaaacatgttattaaattgtttcgtttaaacaactcGTGATTTCATGGGTCATTTTACTAGTTTTTACATAAAAATGAAAAAATTATGAGACATGGAACACGAGAAAATCCAATCCAATACATTTACTCCAATACAAATTTCATTTTATTAACAAACAGAATAATAATAGTAAACAAAGTTTAATTTGTAAACCGTCATAACAATGCTGCTTCATGCTACGCAACAACATACACCACTGCTACCACAAGTTTCAATGGATTTACAAATTCCAATACCCGAAAGGCTAACTGGCTTTGCGCATAACGCATCACAATCTACATCGTTACAACATGATGATGTACAGTCAAGATCTAATATTCTGCGTGATCCTGTAAATTCCAATACAATTAACATTGTTTACTTACAATCAAATGGGATCTTCACAAATGCACGTAATACGTAAAGACTTAAATCGTATGGTATGATACATTTTACCTGGGCCGATTGCATTAGTTGAACAAAAATAAGCGATTATCAGTACAAGAAGAAGAGCAACAAATCTGCTAGATGCCATCTTTTGTTCTCTATTTTTGTTAGAAAATTTTGATCGAGTGTTATCATTTTCACTAAAAACGTTGCAAATGATCatttaaataagacttccagtctATAGTACTCCATCAAAAAAGATTGGAAAGAATAATATTGCGGATCAATGATTGATTACGCATATTATGACATTCAATGTGAATCGACTAATGAATATTTAGTAAcgaaaaaatctttttttatagttaAGTTTTATTCACCTTAAAATTAAAAGAAGATATTAGTTCTAGAGTGGATTTTGATGTGATTTTTTGAAAATCGAATAAGTGGATAATAGGACCATCCTTTTTGCGGCTTTTAAAATGAGTAAATCATATGCTTACataatttttacaaaattatttcAATATTTGAAGTGAACTAATATTATAAGGAGTGACAAGTACGACATAAAAATAGAATTGTTAGGATTGTTGTACGTCATATATCGTGTCACAAAATTATATTGATAAATTAAGTTGATCTAAAATAATGAGTCAAGGACGTAATCGGCTCTTCAAAttatattgaattttttttttttgaaaagcaaggaaTATTATAAGCATAGAAAATATTACAACGTCCACAAATTACAGTATGAGAAATAGGTTGCGAAGTGAGCAACCATATAAGAAAACTAGCTCGAAAGATACAAGTGTGGGTTGCTCAACCAAGTAAACCAGTCAAACTTTTTTCCTCTCTTACGTAGGAAAATCCATTCGAAGGGTTTTACTTGAATTTCATTAAGAGTAACCGCTGCACTCCACGAATTTCCTCGAAACACTCGATTATTACGATTCTTCCAAATATAGTAAGTACATATCCACTCGATAGCTTGCCATATTTTCTTCCCGAAAGGAGACATAGAAACACCTGAGTTGCCTCGAAGAATCTCATTGAAACTAAGATTCGAAAATGATCCCAACCCCCACCAATTATTGATACGCTTCCAAATGTCTTGAGCAAACGAACAAAAAAGCAAGGTATGATCCGTTGTTTCAATATCATCATCACAAAGGGGGCATCGAACACTATGTAGATCAATACCCCTTTTGTCTAACTCAATCCTAACCGGTAGTCTTTTCTTCATCAAACGCCACACAAAAATTTCAATTTTTTTAGGCACTAAGTTGTTACACATAGTACTTGAATAATTGGTTCCAAAAGtaatgataccgcagcccgcatgcgcatgtaacatacacacgggcatgcgctatggtgctctcatgcgtcatgcggcatgcagatccgtatctggtccctttacggcggttgcttagctaacaagcaaatatcttttccataattatatccgtgattcgggggagatggttatggaaacgattatcactatcctatgacggttctagaattagggtttgcctataaatacaaaccctaatcgtcgttagcaacataccacgttacgtagccatcttctaccacacatcctacgtaacttacatcctctatcatcttctaaaggttaacaggttagttctttattaactggtacctacaaccttgcttggggccttctgatcgacggacgtcatcgaaggtggacttaatcacttggccaccccgccgacatcatcatgtcggccagggttattcacggtagccggaccggagagccacgttctaagatccttaaacccctcctttacgttgagcaagcatgttaagacccctcggttaaaatatgcatgatcaagtggtgctttcattgagagtcgaattaattcaaaacTGTTTAATTGTTCTTTCTTTTTAGGTTTTGAATTATGATTCGCTATTTAcagaattttttgaattttttctttttaacagtatcatgacttccgaggaatcatcggagcaTACTCAAACAGCAATTCAACACGCGCCGTCTGGTAGTCAGCAAACGCCAGTTTTGACTACGGAGGCGGCTGCTCAAGCAGGGTACACAATGTACCCCCCACCTGTATTCGGCGAACCCTTTCAGCGGTTTAAGCCGATATATCCGGAtggggttacaccgccaagagcaaactcaccagtcacaaccacgcggttggatttttcatCGGTGGATCCAAGGGTTATCCCGATAAACGCTGGTGGCGAAACCATGGGACCACATgtagtttgctgcggccaggtacctatttacagtaccactgtttcgatACCTCTGCAGACGCAGACTATTCAGCAAAACTCGTCGTTTACACccctgcaaccttggcaaccaccgcgcccagtttctcaattcttaacccctgcggatgcgcaggcgttacttaacagctggggatttggtgtcattccagacgcaaactctcattgggcgccaatAACAGCGCAACAACAAAGCACAGCGCAAACGGTTGGGCTCTTGAGTGTGTATCCTCAGTtttcgcaggcatctgcgccacatgTCTCGCTCCCCTTACAACCTGTGTATTCGGCATCTTCAAGTAATCCCTCTTTTCCAACACCGCAGCCGTGGGTATATCCGCAgatgcagggtcaaccttggcaaaatattcaggggcaggctaaTCTTGCAGGGCAATTTATGCAGGCCGCACCCCCTgacatggttcacttattttcacagccTGACTTCGTTCAGGACATGATGCGGCGTTTCTTTGCGGGTttaaaaggggatcctgttaaaccacctttcgagctaccgactacttttgacaaatttcctccgcacataactgcatatccgtttccagcagcaccaaagatacctggtACGCTAGGTACTTACAATGGTTTGTCCGATCCGGATGACTTTTTACAGCGCTTTGAGggtgcaatgcgcactcaaggttgggtggatccggttgcgtgccaAATATTTCCAATGACCTtgcagggcattgctcgcgaatggttCAATAAACTCCCGGCGGGCAGTATTGCCGGATTCATGGATCTGCGAACAAAGTTTTTATTGCAGTATCAGAATcaaagaccacgcaagcgcactcacattaaaTGCCATGATATTacgcagaaatccaaggaatctttgggagagtatctcacaaggtatactaatgaatgTTTGCGCATTCCAGATCTCAAGCCAGAACAACAGATATCAGGACTCATACATGGCATCAATTCAGAACGGCACCCAACGCTAGTCAAGCGTTTGCGTcatacggtgccaacaacttaCGCTGAGGGGCTTAAAGAATGTCacgattatatgcggagtggcgaagataacgatGTTCCCACAAGCAGCTCGCGAAATGAAAAAAAGGATGATGATGACCGCTCACGAGATCAAAACCGCGGAAACAATTCTCGCGGGCGTTACCATAGTGGCGGTCCTATCAGAAGTGAAAAGGGGAGATCTAATGGCAATTATCGaagcaataatcagcgcggcatcaacaatcagaactatgcgcttcttaaaagcttatccaaaacgcccaaagaaattttggcgacggagccagtatgcgcgaccttcgcggtcccaactccgcttacagaatttggtaagcgggataagacaaagtattgtgaatttcacgatgattacgggcacgatacgaataggtgtaaaaacttgatggaacgggtactggaggcgctccgtgcgggtaagttggatcacctcaaaccgccaaagaaagataaagggaaagccgcagaagaggggtcaaaaactaaaaccttcgcgtggcagaaagtggataagaccaaaaatgctgatttaaccattaacatggttgacgcagagaaattagttcagcgaagaaagtataacgatcatcaggattgggaacttcttccaatcactttccctcctgtgatgtcaattgacagggtgaatgaacctatcattatcaagtgccgcattccttcttgcggggtgcaggtcaagcgcatgcatgtcgacactgggagcggcgttgacattatgtacgagcattgctatcaatttcttcccgcacacgtgaaggcgcagctacgtccgtctgatatcacgctgtctggtttttccggagaaagctcatggcccgtgggacggatagagttattaatagagctcgaagatgacaagaatccgcagttaataaggaacgaattagttgacttttatgtggttcgctcgacttcgcgatataatgcgctactgggaagaaatttcatacggcgttttaacatcataccttcggtagtgcacggtttgattaagtttcctactaagggaggagttgccacaatggcgtcacatcaaacgattgagatatgtgcgtcagttgtgcaaattaacatccctagcgtcggggagcagattgcaagcagtgcggtcattgctaatcgcttgcatccagataagggtataaaaatcggcgcaggtttatcagctgaaaccaaggctaagttacatggtatattgtccgcaaacgcagatgttttcgcatggcgcgaatcagatatgacaggtgtcccgcgggacattgcggaacataaattgaatgttaatccatcgctcacacctgttagacaaaagaagcggcatatggctttagaccgcagtgattggctatgcgcagaagtagacaaccttgtcaaagcaaacattctacgcgaagtgcgttatcaaacatgggttgccaatccggtgttggtgaaaaaggctgatggtaactagcgaatgtgcgttgattttaaagacattaacaaagcatgtcctaaagacaattaccctctcccggagatagactggaaggttgaatctttgtctggattcagatataagtgctttctggacgcatacaaaggttatcaccaaattctaatggctgcggaagacgaagacaagactgcttttcatacgccgcagggtatttattgttacacaaagatgcctttcggcttgaagaacgcgggcgcgacctatcagcgtgtaattgacgcagcattcaagcctcaaattggcagaaatcttgaagcgtatgtcgatggcttggtaatcaaaagcaacaccgaagaagacatactcgcagacatcctagaaacatttgcgtctctgcgaaggatcaacatgaagcttaatccacttaaatgtagctttggagaggaggaaggcaagtttctaggtcatgtggtgacagcgcggggtatcaaggctaatcccaaaaagattgaagctattgataatttaccatctccgaaaacaaagaaagatgtgcagagtctcactgggaagctcgcagcaatcacgcggtttttgtcaaaagccgcagagcgtcagctaccattctttaacactttgaaaaactgtttgaagaaaaaggattttgtctggactcaggaagcagaatcagcctttcaggagatgaaaaaggtgcttgcagagttaccaacacttactgcgccagtccctggggagacgttaatgctgtaccttgcggcatcaaaggaagcaatcagttcagttctcatcgcagaccgcgaaaagacacaaatgccggtctacttcgtaagcaagacgctgacatcaagcgaagtaaactactcgccAATAGAGAAGCTAGTATATGCGCTTGTCCATACAGCGCGGCGTTTGCGCtgatactttcaagcacatccgattgtggttctaactgatcagccaatcaaacaggtactgtacaagcccgagatttctggccgaatggccaagtgggcagtcgaattgggagaacatgaaataaacttttcttcacgcagtgcggttaagagtcaaatacttgctgactacctagcagaaatacctgcggatgtcgaagcgtcagcagaacatcaagatccgcccgcacctgttctatcaccatgggaattatacaccgatggtgcgtgtagcgcatctggcgcaggcgcaggtgtaattttgacaggtccaggcggtgaggaacatacgtacgcactgcggtttaattttgctgtcacaaacaatgaagcagagtatgaggctctacTAGCAGGTATGCGCATCGCGCATAAGTTAATTGTTAAAATCTTGCACGCttacgtggattcaaagctagtatgcaatcaagtctgcggagacttcgaagcgcacgacattgctatgcagcaatatttatcgcttgttcataatctcgctgaccagttcgaggcttttcaaatctcgcacgtaatgcgggggcaaaataagaaggcggatccactaagcaaactagctgccttggcttttgatcatatgggtaagaaaattctaatagaggaactcaacgcaaaatctattgtcatgatgcctctagtggcaccggttgaggaatcaagcccaacgtggatgacgcccatcatcgcttttttacgggacggcacttcacccgcggactcctctgatgcgaagaaagtccgcacaaaggcaccgctttatgcccttgagggtgacgtcttgtatcgaaaaaactatttgggaccgcatttaaggtgcataggtccgaaagaggcagaggaagttatacgcgaggtgcatgagggtgcatgcgcccttcattcgggacacaggtccattgtgtcaaaaatcatgcggttaggttattattggcctactatgtacgcagacacggcgcgtattgtcaagcaatgcgaatcatgccaaatacatgcacctatcagcagggcacctgcgcatccaatgataccggtctcctcaccatggccattctgcaaatgggcgatcgacatagtcggaccattccccaaaggccaaggtaatattgccattcatttgctaaatatgctacttacgtcattatcttacgcatactctgcacacgcaggaaatgtcaaattcttaattgttgcaatcgattacttcacgaagtgggtcgaagcgaaaccgctggcaacaatttcagggaaaagagtgcggaattttgtatgggaagacattgtctgtcgattcggcatacccaatgaaattgttagtgataacggtacacaatttgccggcgatccttttcgcagttggtgtgcggagcttaatattaagcaaacttttacttcagttgcgcatccgcaggtgaatggccagtgcgaagttaccaaccgagatatagttgctggaatcaaggcaaggttgggtcatgaccgcgttggttgggtggatgagcttccaaaggttttatgggcgcatagaaccacacccaaagcaagcactggtgagactccgtttagtttggtttatgggtcagaagctgttgtacccgcagagattggggtaccaacgttccgcatacaaaactttgatgagcaaaataactctgaagctctgcgggaaaatcttaatctgcttgaagaacgcagactctctgcggctgttaacgaagcaaataacaagcagaaaatcgcaaagtattacaatcagcgtgtgcgttcacgcacttataagtgcggtgatttggtttggcgccagaacgatgcaagtcatgcggaagatactgggaaactgggacctcgttgggagggcccatacagggtagcaaaagcaagcaacaccggggcataccatctagagacattagatggcaaacctgtgaaacgcacttggcatgcgacgttattgaaaaaatgttacatgtagctagatggacttgatcactccaatttgtttagcacattattttttgtatttttcatcctttcggatatgtcgcagttgtaatcataattaatgccaaataaaaataattac
This genomic window from Rutidosis leptorrhynchoides isolate AG116_Rl617_1_P2 chromosome 2, CSIRO_AGI_Rlap_v1, whole genome shotgun sequence contains:
- the LOC139888072 gene encoding uncharacterized protein; its protein translation is MCNNLVPKKIEIFVWRLMKKRLPVRIELDKRGIDLHSVRCPLCDDDIETTDHTLLFCSFAQDIWKRINNWWGLGSFSNLSFNEILRGNSGVSMSPFGKKIWQAIEWICTYYIWKNRNNRVFRGNSWSAAVTLNEIQVKPFEWIFLRKRGKKFDWFTWLSNPHLYLSS